A single Trueperaceae bacterium DNA region contains:
- a CDS encoding BMP family ABC transporter substrate-binding protein has product MRRLLPLALALVLGAAGAQDYVFGIVYDAGGKFDGSFNEGTFNGMEAAIADLEADGLEIELLEFEGTPETSAQGLRSISEQGAELIVAPGFNQADSIASVSQEFPFTNYVLIDAVVEADNVRSVLFKEHEGSFLVGYLAGLMTRTGTVGFVGGMDIPLIRNFDTGYQQGVSAACPECEIISNYVGTTPAAWNDPARAKELASVQRAQGADIVYAAAGASGNGVIEFVNEEKCFVPDGEPRTTPLRDVPVSDAYAEQCDGDAHPLFFIGVDSNQNPAGDTDDDPATLNHGLTSMLKRVDTASANGAYDTAAGTFTAGTQILGLAEDGVGWALDEYNAPLIPDATVDQLEGIRQAIIDGEIVVQPYE; this is encoded by the coding sequence ATGCGTAGACTGCTCCCCCTCGCCCTCGCCCTGGTTCTCGGTGCCGCCGGCGCCCAGGACTACGTGTTCGGCATCGTGTACGACGCCGGCGGGAAGTTCGACGGTTCGTTCAACGAAGGTACCTTCAACGGCATGGAGGCGGCCATCGCCGACCTCGAGGCCGACGGCCTGGAGATCGAACTCCTCGAGTTCGAGGGCACGCCGGAGACCTCCGCGCAGGGCCTGCGCAGCATCTCCGAGCAGGGCGCGGAACTGATCGTCGCGCCCGGCTTCAACCAGGCGGACTCGATCGCCTCGGTGTCGCAGGAGTTCCCCTTCACGAACTACGTCCTCATCGACGCGGTCGTCGAGGCGGACAACGTCCGCAGCGTGCTGTTCAAGGAGCACGAGGGCAGCTTCCTGGTGGGCTACCTGGCCGGGCTGATGACGCGGACCGGCACGGTCGGCTTCGTCGGAGGCATGGACATCCCGCTCATCCGCAACTTCGACACCGGCTACCAGCAGGGCGTCTCCGCCGCCTGCCCGGAGTGCGAGATCATCAGCAACTACGTCGGGACCACGCCGGCGGCGTGGAACGACCCCGCCCGCGCGAAGGAGCTCGCGTCGGTGCAGCGCGCCCAAGGGGCGGACATCGTCTACGCCGCCGCCGGGGCGTCGGGGAACGGCGTCATCGAGTTCGTGAACGAGGAGAAGTGCTTCGTGCCGGACGGTGAGCCGCGCACCACGCCGCTGCGCGACGTGCCGGTCTCCGACGCCTACGCCGAGCAGTGCGACGGCGACGCCCACCCGCTGTTCTTCATCGGGGTCGACAGCAACCAGAACCCGGCCGGCGACACCGACGACGACCCGGCGACCCTGAACCACGGGCTGACCAGCATGCTCAAGCGCGTCGATACCGCGTCGGCGAACGGCGCGTACGACACCGCCGCCGGGACGTTCACCGCCGGCACGCAGATCCTCGGCCTCGCCGAAGACGGCGTCGGCTGGGCGCTCGACGAATACAACGCGCCGCTCATCCCCGACGCGACCGTCGACCAGCTCGAGGGCATCCGGCAGGCGATCATCGACGGCGAGATCGTCGTCCAGCCGTACGAGTAA